A genomic window from Astyanax mexicanus isolate ESR-SI-001 unplaced genomic scaffold, AstMex3_surface scaffold_37, whole genome shotgun sequence includes:
- the b3gnt2l gene encoding N-acetyllactosaminide beta-1,3-N-acetylglucosaminyltransferase 2 encodes MRQTKILIVMVLTSSFLLVILYSLLNLQITPSRRQVAEMHPVATSNLFTEANTTTNITENKGTEQPTKSKSVPHPNTATALPGRVSESFRKNIPKSNAFWNRKFHSLLRKLDITGDLTEQENLNGSRCQLESAESLRINIQDFRSYPDIYQDFVRCMDCHDSQILIDQPNKCASVDGQVFLLFAVKSTLSHFERRQAIRETWGREGLYRGGLSVKTVFLLGSTSVDDPTLESLIYFEAKKYEDLLLWDFHDSFYNLTLKEHVFLKWALHRCPHVSFIFKGDDDVFANTPGILSYLHSLKPGTKLYTGQTISDASPLRDIKSKYYVPHSFYEGAYPSYAGGGGFLFSGPLLKHLYTISQYIPFFSIDDVYTGMCFNALGISPEKHEGFQTFDIREQDREDVCVHKNLLLVHRRTPKQNIRLWRSIHSPLLKC; translated from the coding sequence ATGCGACAGACAAAGATTCTTATTGTTATGGTACTTACCAGCAGTTTTTTACTTGTAATACTGTATTCATTGCTAAATCTTCAAATCACCCCGAGTCGAAGGCAAGTAGCAGAAATGCACCCTGTTGCCACCTCAAACCTATTTACAGAGGCCAACACCACCACCAATATCACAGAAAACAAGGGCACTGAACAACCCACAAAGTCCAAAAGTGTTCCACACCCCAACACTGCAACAGCTCTACCTGGCAGGGTTTCTGAGAGCTTTAGAAAGAATATTCCAAAAAGTAATGCCTTCTGGAACAGAAAATTTCACTCCTTACTCAGGAAACTGGATATTACAGGAGACCTGACAGAACAGGAAAACTTGAATGGCTCTCGCTGTCAGCTGGAAAGTGCTGAGTCACTTCGCATAAACATACAAGATTTTAGATCTTACCCTGATATCTATCAAGACTTTGTTCGGTGCATGGATTGTCATGACTCACAGATTCTAATTGACCAGCCGAACAAATGTGCCTCAGTTGATGGTCAGGTGTTTCTTCTTTTTGCTGTCAAATCTACTCTGAGTCATTTTGAGAGACGGCAGGCCATTCGAGAAACCTGGGGAAGAGAGGGACTGTACAGGGGAGGACTGTCAGTGAAAACAGTCTTTCTTTTGGGCAGCACATCTGTAGATGACCCTACTCTGGAGAGTCTGATCTATTTTGAGGCTAAAAAGTATGAAGACCTGCTTCTTTGGGACTTTCATGATTCATTTTACAACCTCACCCTCAAGGaacatgtatttttaaaatggGCTCTTCATCGTTGTCCCCATGTGTCCTTCATTTTTAAAGGGGATGATGATGTTTTTGCTAACACACCAGGTATACTTAGTTATTTACACTCTCTTAAACCTGGTACAAAATTGTATACTGGCCAAACAATCTCTGATGCTTCCCCGTTGAGAGACATTAAAAGCAAATATTATGTCCCTCACTCATTCTATGAAGGTGCTTACCCATCCTATGCAGGTGGCGGTGGGTTTCTTTTCTCTGGACCTCTTCTTAAACATCTCTACACCATCTCCCAGTATATTCCCTTTTTCTCGATTGATGATGTCTATACAGGCATGTGTTTTAATGCCCTGGGGATCTCCCCGGAGAAGCATGAGGGCTTTCAGACTTTTGACATTCGTGAACAGGATAGGGAGGATGTATGTGTGCATAAGAACTTGCTTCTGGTGCATCGGCGAACCCCAAAGCAGAATATAAGACTGTGGAGAAGCATACACAGTCCCTTGCTAAAGTGTTAG